Proteins encoded by one window of Vitis vinifera cultivar Pinot Noir 40024 chromosome 10, ASM3070453v1:
- the LOC100256005 gene encoding LRR receptor-like serine/threonine-protein kinase GSO1, which yields MSSLLNISLSYNSLSGSLPMDICYANLKLKELNLSSNHLSGKVPTGLGQCIKLQGISLSCNDFMGSIPSGIGNLVELQSLSLQNNSLTGEIPQSLFNISSLRFLNLEINNLEGEISSFSHCQELRVLKLSINQFTGGIPKALGGLSDLEELYLGYNKLTGGIPREIGNLSNLNILHLASSGINGPIPAEIFNISSLHRIDFTNNSLSGGLPMDICKHLPNLQGLYLSQNHLSGQLPTTLFLCGELLLLSLSINKFTGSIPRDIGNLSKLEKIYLSTNSLIGSIPTSFGNLKALKFLQLGSNNLTGTIPEDIFNISKLQTLALAQNHLSGGLPSSIGTWLPDLEGLFIGGNEFSGTIPVSISNMSKLIRLHISDNYFTGNMPKDLSNLRKLEVLNLAGNQLTDEHLTSKVGFLTSLTNCKFLRTLWIDYNPLRGTLPNSLGNLSVALESFTASACHFRGTIPTGIGNLTNLIWLDLGANDLTGSIPTTLGQLQKLQRLYIAGNRIQGSIPNDLCHLKNLGYLHLSSNKLSGSIPSCFGDLPALRELSLDSNVLAFNIPMSFWSLRDLLVLSLSSNFLTGNLPPEVGNMKSITTLDLSKNLISGYIPRRMEELQNLVNLSLSQNKLHGSIP from the exons ATGTCTTCTTTGCTCAACATTAGTCTCTCCTATAATAGCCTCTCTGGGAGTCTTCCCATGGATATATGCTACGCCAATCTAAAGCTCAAGGAGCTTAATCTTTCATCAAATCATTTGAGTGGAAAGGTCCCCACCGGTTTAGGCCAATGTATAAAGCTTCAAGGAATTTCCTTATCATGTAATGATTTCATGGGAAGCATACCAAGTGGAATTGGTAATTTGGTAGAGCTTCAGAGCTTATCTCTCCAGAATAACAGCTTGACAG GAGAAATACCTCAATCACTATTCAACATCTCTTCGTTAAGgtttttgaatttggaaataaaTAACCTAGAAGGTGAAATCTCTAGTTTTTCTCATTGTCAAGAGCTTCGAGTGCTAAAATTATCAATCAATCAGTTCACTGGAGGCATTCCAAAAGCCTTAGGGGGTTTGTCTGATCTTGAAGAATTATATCTTGGTTATAACAAATTGACAGGTGGAATTCCTAGAGAGATTGGgaatctttcaaatttaaatattttgcaCTTAGCGTCTAGTGGAATCAATGGCCCTATTCCTGCCGAAATTTTCAATATCTCTTCATTGCACAGGATTGATTTCACTAATAATAGCCTTTCGGGGGGTCTTCCAATGGATATTTGTAAACATCTTCCTAATCTCCAAGGGCTCTATCTTTCTCAGAATCATCTCAGTGGTCAACTTCCTACAACTCTATTTTTATGTGGAGAGCTCCTGTTACTGTCATTATCAATCAATAAATTCACGGGAAGCATACCAAGAGATATTGGCAACTTATCAAAGCTTGAAAAGATCTATCTAAGCACCAATAGCCTCATAGGTTCCATTCCAACTTCATTTGGTAATTTGAAGGCCTTAAAATTCCTTCAGTTGGGGTCCAACAATCTTACAGGGACGATACCAGAAGATATTTTTAACATCTCTAAACTACAGACCCTTGCGTTGGCGCAAAATCACCTTTCAGGCGGTCTTCCATCAAGTATTGGCACTTGGCTCCCAGATCTTGAAGGGCTTTTTATAGGAGGCAATGAATTCAGTGGAACAATTCCAGTGTCTATTTCAAATATGTCAAAACTTATCCGGCTACACATATCGGACAACTATTTCACTGGTAATATGCCAAAAGATCTCAGTAACCTAAGGAAGCTTGAAGTTCTCAACCTTGCAGGCAATCAATTGACTGATGAACACTTAACCTCTAAGGTTGGTTTTCTTACTTCTTTGACAAATTGCAAATTTTTGAGAACATTGTGGATAGATTATAATCCTTTAAGAGGCACTCTACCAAATTCACTAGGGAATCTTTCTGTTGCTCTTGAAAGTTTTACAGCATCAGCCTGCCATTTCAGAGGAACCATTCCCACAGGAATTGGTAATTTGACCAATTTGATATGGCTGGACCTGGGAGCTAATGACTTAACAGGGTCGATTCCAACTACATTGGGACAGCTACAGAAGCTCCAACGATTGTACATTGCTGGAAATAGAATACAAGGATCCATTCCAAATGATCTTTGCCATTTGAAGAACTTGGGATACTTGCATTTGAGTTCTAACAAATTGTCTGGATCAATCCCAAGTTGTTTTGGAGATCTTCCTGCGCTACGAGAACTCTCTCTTGACTCCAATGTGTTAGCTTTCAACATTCCTATGTCCTTTTGGAGCCTTAGAGATTTGTTGGTTCTTAGCTTGTCTTCAAATTTCTTGACTGGTAATCTACCTCCCGAAGTTGGAAACATGAAGTCCATTACAACATTGGACCTGTCAAAGAACCTTATTTCAGgttacattccaagaaggatgGAAGAACTACAAAATTTGGTTAATCTTTCCTTGTCCCAAAACAAACTACACGGCTCAATACCGTAG
- the LOC109123283 gene encoding uncharacterized protein LOC109123283 — translation MVMTCAIFRTRIWCALMFLPKVHGWYSPYVVKVLETSMPVEVMDWQQNEAFIHACCLVSPYLWKMQPTRFESVTCMVLLKISWRSYGSWDVDPSKVATVGMLVRGLDDPSTEENLKRTISRTPICCMGEPDEVSSLVAFICFPTASYITGQVICVDGGYSVTGF, via the exons ATGGTGATGACGTGTGCCATCTTTCGAACAAGAATCTGGTGTGCATTGATGTTTCTCCCTAAGGTCCATGGATGGTATTCTCCATATGTGGTCAAAGTGTTGGAGACGTCCATG CCCGTGGAGGTTATGGACTGGCAACAGAATGAAGCCTTCATCCATGCGTGTTGCCTTGTCTCTCCTTACCTTTGGAAGATGCAGCCTACTCGCTTTGAATCAGTGACGTGCATGGTTCTCTTGAAGATATCATGGAGATCTTATGGAAGTTGGGATGTGGACCCTTCAAAAGTTGCAACCGTTGGAATGCTTGTGCGTGGACTG GATGATCCTTCCACAGAAGAAAATCTAAAGCGCACAATCTCTCGAACTCCTATTTGCTGCATGGGAGAGCCTGATGAGGTTTCATCATTGGTGGCATTCATTTGCTTCCCTACTGCTTCATATATCACAGGACAAGTGATATGTGTTGATGGTGGATATTCAGTGACTGGCTTCTAG